One region of Oncorhynchus mykiss isolate Arlee chromosome 8, USDA_OmykA_1.1, whole genome shotgun sequence genomic DNA includes:
- the cblnl gene encoding precerebellin-like protein isoform X1 — protein sequence MRTSQTSQQTSPTRFVESPAMESVLAVVVLLCCCMVETQTESEVDGLLRELTARVEKLESEYNGKPKVAFSASFMINDEHYHLGPFGENTTVVYEKVITNIGEAYNPDTGVFTAPVRGAYYFTFTCNVGNSGKANAALLKNDVKMVAVYETANPKSGIYHGGANGVTLDLVKGDKVNVVLWSGSSMFDNSRINMFSGYLLFPITTK from the exons ATGAGGACCAGTCAGACATCTCAGCAAACCTCTCCCACCCGGTTCGTTGAAAGCCCTGCGATGGAGTCTGTTTTGGCTGTGGTGGTGTTGCTTTGCTGTTGTATGGTTGAGACTCAGACGGAGAGTGAGGTTGACGGGCTGCTGAGGGAACTGACAGCCCGGGTGGAGAAACTGGAGAGTGAGTATAATG GCAAACCAAAAGTGGCCTTCTCCGCTTCCTTTATGATCAATGATGAACATTATCACTTAGGACCTTTCGGCGAGAACACCACTGTGGTGTATGAAAAGGTCATTACAAACATTGGTGAAGCATATAACCCAGATACAG GTGTCTTTACTGCACCTGTGAGAGGGGCCTACTACTTCACATTCACTTGCAATGTTGGGAATTCAGGGAAGGCGAATGCAGCGTTGCTTAAGAACGATGTGAAAATGGTTGCCGTCTATGAAACTGCCAACCCAAAATCCGGTATTTACCACGGCGGGGCCAATGGAGTCACACTAGACCTGGTGAAAGGAGACAAAGTAAATGTGGTTCTCTGGAGTGGCAGTAGCATGTTTGACAACAGCAGAATTAACATGTTCAGTGGTTACCTTCTATTTCCTATCACTACTAAGTAA
- the cblnl gene encoding precerebellin-like protein precursor, protein MESVLAVVVLLCCCMVETQTESEVDGLLRELTARVEKLESKPKVAFSASFMINDEHYHLGPFGENTTVVYEKVITNIGEAYNPDTGVFTAPVRGAYYFTFTCNVGNSGKANAALLKNDVKMVAVYETANPKSGIYHGGANGVTLDLVKGDKVNVVLWSGSSMFDNSRINMFSGYLLFPITTK, encoded by the exons ATGGAGTCTGTTTTGGCTGTGGTGGTGTTGCTTTGCTGTTGTATGGTTGAGACTCAGACGGAGAGTGAGGTTGACGGGCTGCTGAGGGAACTGACAGCCCGGGTGGAGAAACTGGAGA GCAAACCAAAAGTGGCCTTCTCCGCTTCCTTTATGATCAATGATGAACATTATCACTTAGGACCTTTCGGCGAGAACACCACTGTGGTGTATGAAAAGGTCATTACAAACATTGGTGAAGCATATAACCCAGATACAG GTGTCTTTACTGCACCTGTGAGAGGGGCCTACTACTTCACATTCACTTGCAATGTTGGGAATTCAGGGAAGGCGAATGCAGCGTTGCTTAAGAACGATGTGAAAATGGTTGCCGTCTATGAAACTGCCAACCCAAAATCCGGTATTTACCACGGCGGGGCCAATGGAGTCACACTAGACCTGGTGAAAGGAGACAAAGTAAATGTGGTTCTCTGGAGTGGCAGTAGCATGTTTGACAACAGCAGAATTAACATGTTCAGTGGTTACCTTCTATTTCCTATCACTACTAAGTAA
- the LOC118936357 gene encoding complement C1q-like protein 2 isoform X2, with product MRSSQTSQQSSPTQFVESPAMESVLAVVVLLCCCMVETQTESEVDGLLRELTARVEKLESKPKVAFTASVRVSDEHYHLGPFDKYTTVVYKKVTTNIGEAYNPDTGVFTAPVRGAYYFTFTCNVGNSGKANAALLKNGVNMAAVYEYANPKSGIYHSGTNGVTLDLVEGDKVYVVLWSGSSIFDNSRISMFSGYLLFPIDNK from the exons ATGAGGAGCAGTCAGACATCTCAGCAATCCTCTCCCACCCAGTTCGTTGAAAGCCCTGCGATGGAGTCTGTTTTGGCTGTGGTGGTGTTGCTTTGCTGTTGTATGGTTGAGACTCAGACGGAGAGTGAGGTTGACGGGCTGCTGAGGGAACTGACAGCCCGGGTGGAGAAACTGGAGA GCAAACCAAAAGTGGCCTTCACCGCTTCAGTTAGGGTCAGTGATGAACATTATCACTTAGGACCTTTCGACAAGTACACCACTGTGGTGTATAAAAAGGTCACTACAAACATTGGTGAAGCATATAACCCAGATACAG GTGTCTTTACTGCACCTGTGAGAGGGGCCTATTACTTCACATTCACTTGCAATGTTGGGAATTCAGGGAAGGCAAATGCAGCGTTGCTAAAGAACGGTGTGAACATGGCTGCCGTCTATGAATATGCCAACCCAAAATCCGGTATTTACCACAGCGGGACCAATGGAGTCACACTAGACCTGGTGGAAGGAGACAAAGTCTATGTGGTTCTCTGGAGTGGCAGTAGCATATTTGACAACAGCAGAATTAGCATGTTCAGTGGTTACCTTCTATTTCCTATCGATAATAAGTAA
- the LOC118936357 gene encoding complement C1q-like protein 2 isoform X1 produces the protein MRSSQTSQQSSPTQFVESPAMESVLAVVVLLCCCMVETQTESEVDGLLRELTARVEKLESEYNGKPKVAFTASVRVSDEHYHLGPFDKYTTVVYKKVTTNIGEAYNPDTGVFTAPVRGAYYFTFTCNVGNSGKANAALLKNGVNMAAVYEYANPKSGIYHSGTNGVTLDLVEGDKVYVVLWSGSSIFDNSRISMFSGYLLFPIDNK, from the exons ATGAGGAGCAGTCAGACATCTCAGCAATCCTCTCCCACCCAGTTCGTTGAAAGCCCTGCGATGGAGTCTGTTTTGGCTGTGGTGGTGTTGCTTTGCTGTTGTATGGTTGAGACTCAGACGGAGAGTGAGGTTGACGGGCTGCTGAGGGAACTGACAGCCCGGGTGGAGAAACTGGAGAGTGAGTATAATG GCAAACCAAAAGTGGCCTTCACCGCTTCAGTTAGGGTCAGTGATGAACATTATCACTTAGGACCTTTCGACAAGTACACCACTGTGGTGTATAAAAAGGTCACTACAAACATTGGTGAAGCATATAACCCAGATACAG GTGTCTTTACTGCACCTGTGAGAGGGGCCTATTACTTCACATTCACTTGCAATGTTGGGAATTCAGGGAAGGCAAATGCAGCGTTGCTAAAGAACGGTGTGAACATGGCTGCCGTCTATGAATATGCCAACCCAAAATCCGGTATTTACCACAGCGGGACCAATGGAGTCACACTAGACCTGGTGGAAGGAGACAAAGTCTATGTGGTTCTCTGGAGTGGCAGTAGCATATTTGACAACAGCAGAATTAGCATGTTCAGTGGTTACCTTCTATTTCCTATCGATAATAAGTAA
- the LOC110529346 gene encoding complement C1q-like protein 2 isoform X2, with the protein MRSSQTSQQSSPTQFVESPAMESVLAVVVLLCCCMVETQTESEVDGLLRELTARVEKLESKPKVAFTASVRVSDEHYHLGPFDKYTTVVYKKVTTNIGEAYNPDTGVFTALVRGAYYFTFTCNVGNSGKANAALLKNGVNMAAVYETANPKPNIYHSGTNGVILDLVEGDKVYVVLWSGSCIFDNSRISMFSGYLLFPIDNK; encoded by the exons ATGAGGAGCAGTCAGACATCTCAGCAATCCTCTCCCACCCAGTTCGTTGAAAGCCCTGCGATGGAGTCTGTTTTGGCTGTGGTGGTGTTGCTTTGCTGTTGTATGGTTGAGACTCAGACGGAGAGTGAGGTTGACGGGCTGCTGAGGGAACTGACAGCCCGGGTGGAGAAACTGGAGA GCAAACCAAAAGTGGCCTTCACCGCTTCAGTTAGGGTCAGTGATGAACATTATCACTTAGGACCTTTCGACAAGTACACCACTGTGGTGTATAAAAAGGTCACTACAAACATTGGTGAAGCATATAACCCAGATACAG GTGTCTTTACTGCACTTGTGAGAGGGGCCTACTACTTCACATTCACTTGCAATGTTGGGAATTCAGGGAAGGCGAATGCAGCGTTGCTAAAGAACGGTGTGAACATGGCTGCCGTCTATGAAACTGCCAACCCAAAACCCAATATTTACCACAGCGGGACCAATGGAGTCATACTAGACCTAGTGGAAGGAGACAAAGTCTATGTGGTTCTCTGGAGTGGCAGTTGCATATTTGACAACAGCAGAATTAGCATGTTCAGTGGTTACCTTCTATTTCCTATCGATAATAAGTAA
- the LOC110529346 gene encoding complement C1q-like protein 2 isoform X1 gives MRSSQTSQQSSPTQFVESPAMESVLAVVVLLCCCMVETQTESEVDGLLRELTARVEKLESEYNGKPKVAFTASVRVSDEHYHLGPFDKYTTVVYKKVTTNIGEAYNPDTGVFTALVRGAYYFTFTCNVGNSGKANAALLKNGVNMAAVYETANPKPNIYHSGTNGVILDLVEGDKVYVVLWSGSCIFDNSRISMFSGYLLFPIDNK, from the exons ATGAGGAGCAGTCAGACATCTCAGCAATCCTCTCCCACCCAGTTCGTTGAAAGCCCTGCGATGGAGTCTGTTTTGGCTGTGGTGGTGTTGCTTTGCTGTTGTATGGTTGAGACTCAGACGGAGAGTGAGGTTGACGGGCTGCTGAGGGAACTGACAGCCCGGGTGGAGAAACTGGAGAGTGAGTATAATG GCAAACCAAAAGTGGCCTTCACCGCTTCAGTTAGGGTCAGTGATGAACATTATCACTTAGGACCTTTCGACAAGTACACCACTGTGGTGTATAAAAAGGTCACTACAAACATTGGTGAAGCATATAACCCAGATACAG GTGTCTTTACTGCACTTGTGAGAGGGGCCTACTACTTCACATTCACTTGCAATGTTGGGAATTCAGGGAAGGCGAATGCAGCGTTGCTAAAGAACGGTGTGAACATGGCTGCCGTCTATGAAACTGCCAACCCAAAACCCAATATTTACCACAGCGGGACCAATGGAGTCATACTAGACCTAGTGGAAGGAGACAAAGTCTATGTGGTTCTCTGGAGTGGCAGTTGCATATTTGACAACAGCAGAATTAGCATGTTCAGTGGTTACCTTCTATTTCCTATCGATAATAAGTAA